One Amycolatopsis sp. NBC_00355 genomic window carries:
- a CDS encoding glycosyltransferase family 2 protein — MPALNEQASVASVIEHVKRARPDADLLVVDDGSVDDTARLARAAGAEVARLAVNLGVGGAMRTGFRYAAARGYDVVVQVDADGQHDPDELEALLRGLDDADIVIGSRFAGKGSYKASGPRKYAMVALSLVFSRLAKSKLTDVTSGFKAMGPRAIRLFAGYYPAEYLGDTVESLVMAIRANLTIKEIPVIMRERAGGTPSHSPVKSAVYLGRAGLALLLALVRRRPAVDSSDSA, encoded by the coding sequence ATGCCCGCGCTGAACGAGCAGGCGAGCGTCGCGTCGGTTATCGAGCACGTGAAACGGGCTCGGCCGGACGCCGACCTGCTGGTCGTCGACGACGGCTCGGTCGACGACACCGCCCGCCTGGCCCGCGCGGCCGGGGCCGAGGTGGCCCGGCTCGCGGTGAACCTCGGTGTCGGCGGCGCCATGCGCACCGGCTTCCGCTACGCCGCCGCCCGCGGGTACGACGTCGTCGTGCAGGTGGACGCGGACGGCCAGCACGACCCGGACGAGCTCGAGGCGTTGCTGCGCGGCCTGGACGACGCGGACATCGTGATCGGCTCGCGGTTCGCCGGCAAGGGCTCCTACAAGGCCAGCGGGCCGCGCAAGTACGCCATGGTGGCGCTCTCGCTGGTGTTCTCGCGGCTCGCGAAGAGCAAGCTCACCGACGTCACGTCCGGGTTCAAGGCGATGGGGCCGCGCGCGATCCGGCTGTTCGCCGGCTACTACCCGGCCGAATACCTCGGCGACACCGTCGAGTCCCTGGTCATGGCCATCCGGGCGAACCTGACCATCAAGGAGATCCCGGTCATCATGCGCGAGCGCGCGGGCGGCACGCCCAGCCACTCGCCCGTCAAGTCGGCCGTCTACCTGGGCCGCGCGGGTCTCGCGCTGCTGCTGGCCCTGGTGCGCCGCCGGCCCGCGGTCGACTCCTCGGATTCGGCGTAA
- a CDS encoding YciI family protein produces MKYVVLIYGNPESRQAWEGMSDEQRAAGLAYYQQLNDDLDASGERLVSERLAFPELTKQVSVGDSGPQTTDGPFAEAKEFLAGFYLLDCEGEERALEIAGRIPEAAFGVVEVRPVMGLHGTEL; encoded by the coding sequence GTGAAATATGTGGTCCTGATCTACGGCAACCCCGAATCCCGCCAGGCGTGGGAGGGGATGAGCGACGAGCAGCGGGCCGCCGGGCTCGCCTACTACCAGCAGCTCAACGACGATCTCGACGCGTCCGGTGAACGGCTCGTCTCCGAGCGGCTCGCCTTTCCCGAACTGACCAAGCAGGTCAGCGTCGGCGACAGCGGGCCGCAGACGACCGACGGGCCCTTCGCGGAGGCCAAGGAGTTCCTCGCCGGCTTCTACCTGCTCGACTGCGAAGGCGAAGAACGCGCGCTCGAGATCGCCGGGCGGATTCCGGAGGCGGCGTTCGGGGTGGTGGAAGTGCGGCCGGTGATGGGGCTGCACGGGACCGAGCTGTGA
- a CDS encoding ABC transporter permease has protein sequence MLRFLVRRLLQAIPTLFILSILIFAWLRSLPGGPAAALLGDKATPEKIANLNHVLGLDQPIILQYFGFLGRAFTGDFGNSLVSTQPVMGEIVTFLPATIELGLSAMIIAIVVGIPAGYLSARFRGGPVDNLVIVLSLIGVAVPVFFLGYMMQDLLASPLGLPSQGRQAAGLDATAITNFAILDGIMTGEWDAVWDAIKHLILPAFALATIPLAVITRITRASVLDVLNEDFVRTANSKGLTQQVVRTRHVLRNGLLPVVTTIGLQTGALLGGAVLTERVFNFRGLGFLLAEGIERRDYPRLQALLLFGAVVYVLVNMLVDVSYGIIDPRVRVR, from the coding sequence GTGCTCCGTTTTCTCGTGCGTCGGTTGCTACAAGCGATTCCGACGCTCTTCATCCTGTCCATCCTGATCTTCGCCTGGCTCCGGTCCCTGCCCGGCGGCCCCGCCGCCGCGCTGCTGGGTGACAAGGCGACGCCGGAGAAGATCGCCAACCTCAACCACGTACTCGGGCTCGACCAGCCGATCATCCTGCAGTACTTCGGGTTCCTCGGCCGGGCGTTCACCGGCGACTTCGGCAACTCCCTGGTGTCGACCCAGCCCGTGATGGGCGAGATCGTCACCTTCCTGCCGGCGACCATCGAGCTCGGTCTCTCCGCGATGATCATCGCGATCGTCGTCGGCATCCCCGCCGGTTACCTGTCCGCGCGGTTCCGCGGCGGGCCGGTCGACAACCTGGTCATCGTGCTCAGCCTCATCGGCGTCGCGGTGCCGGTGTTCTTCCTCGGCTACATGATGCAGGACCTGCTGGCCTCCCCGCTCGGCTTGCCGTCGCAGGGTCGCCAGGCCGCGGGTCTCGACGCCACCGCCATCACGAACTTCGCCATCCTCGACGGCATCATGACCGGCGAGTGGGACGCCGTGTGGGACGCGATCAAGCACCTGATCCTGCCCGCGTTCGCGCTCGCCACCATCCCGCTCGCGGTGATCACCCGGATCACCCGCGCGTCGGTGCTGGACGTCCTCAACGAGGACTTCGTCCGCACGGCCAACTCCAAGGGCCTGACGCAGCAGGTGGTGCGCACCCGGCACGTCCTGCGCAACGGCCTGCTGCCGGTGGTCACGACGATCGGCCTCCAGACCGGCGCCCTGCTGGGCGGCGCGGTGCTGACCGAGCGGGTGTTCAACTTCCGCGGCCTCGGGTTCCTGCTGGCCGAGGGCATCGAACGGCGTGACTACCCCCGGCTGCAGGCGCTCCTGCTGTTCGGAGCGGTGGTGTACGTGCTGGTGAACATGCTGGTCGACGTCTCTTACGGGATCATCGACCCGAGGGTGCGTGTGCGATGA
- a CDS encoding uridine kinase family protein produces MLAVDGPSGAGKSTLAGEVVDGLRARGCRTALVSTDAFATWDDPVGWWPRLVEGVLKPLADGVDGAYRRTDWSSGVPRPGDLVRVTVPDVLVVEGVSSGRASVRPLLSHLCWISGGTEAERLTRSVARDGEASRAELGRWQRFERGWFAVDGTPEAAGTRLS; encoded by the coding sequence GTGCTGGCCGTCGACGGGCCGTCGGGTGCCGGGAAGTCCACGCTGGCAGGCGAAGTCGTCGATGGGCTGCGAGCCCGGGGTTGCCGCACCGCCCTCGTGAGCACCGACGCCTTCGCGACGTGGGACGACCCGGTCGGGTGGTGGCCGCGGCTCGTCGAAGGTGTGCTGAAGCCCCTTGCGGACGGCGTGGACGGCGCTTACCGGCGGACGGACTGGTCGTCCGGGGTCCCACGGCCGGGGGATCTCGTCCGGGTGACAGTTCCGGACGTCCTGGTGGTGGAAGGCGTTTCGAGCGGCCGGGCTTCGGTAAGACCCCTGCTTTCCCACCTCTGCTGGATCTCCGGCGGCACGGAGGCCGAGCGGCTGACCCGGTCCGTGGCGCGCGACGGCGAGGCGTCGAGGGCGGAACTGGGCCGCTGGCAACGGTTCGAGCGCGGCTGGTTCGCCGTCGACGGCACCCCCGAGGCGGCCGGAACCCGACTTTCGTAG
- a CDS encoding ABC transporter ATP-binding protein yields the protein MALLEVRDLTVDFVRRGERPFTAVDNVSFDVEPGQTVGLVGESGCGKSVTSLAIMRLLARRGNKVSGSVRYEGTDLLKLSDREMRDRRGRDLGMVFQDPLSSLNPVIPIGLQITEVLERHRGMSRKAASVEATDLLDKVGIPDPARRLSEYPHQLSGGMRQRALIAIALACRPRLLIADEPTTALDVTIQAQILALLRELVQDTGTALIMITHDLGVVAGLCDEVNVLYGGRIVERAKRHQLFAEPRHPYTHGLLASIPRLDAGRGEKLVPIKGSVADNIPWEGGCAFAPRCPNALPVCREVSPQLVPDHGGLLRCHNPVRPAVVAGGGAR from the coding sequence ATGGCACTCCTTGAAGTCCGAGACCTGACGGTCGACTTCGTCCGCCGTGGCGAGCGGCCGTTCACCGCGGTGGACAACGTCAGCTTCGACGTCGAGCCGGGCCAGACCGTCGGCCTGGTCGGCGAATCCGGCTGCGGCAAGTCCGTGACGTCGCTGGCGATCATGCGGCTGCTGGCCCGGCGCGGCAACAAGGTCAGCGGTTCGGTGCGCTACGAAGGCACCGATCTGCTGAAGCTGTCGGACCGCGAAATGCGCGACCGGCGCGGCCGCGACCTCGGCATGGTGTTCCAGGACCCGCTGTCCTCGCTGAACCCGGTCATCCCGATCGGGCTGCAGATCACCGAAGTCCTGGAGCGCCACCGCGGGATGTCGCGCAAGGCGGCGTCCGTCGAAGCGACGGACCTGCTGGACAAGGTCGGCATCCCGGACCCGGCGCGCCGGCTTTCCGAGTACCCGCACCAGCTTTCCGGCGGGATGCGGCAGCGCGCGCTGATCGCGATCGCGCTGGCGTGCCGGCCGCGGCTGCTCATCGCCGACGAGCCGACCACCGCCCTGGACGTCACCATCCAGGCGCAGATCCTGGCGCTGCTGCGGGAACTGGTGCAGGACACCGGAACCGCGCTGATCATGATCACGCACGACCTCGGCGTCGTCGCCGGGCTCTGCGACGAGGTCAACGTGCTCTACGGCGGCCGGATCGTCGAGCGGGCGAAGCGGCACCAGCTGTTCGCCGAGCCGCGCCACCCGTACACCCACGGCCTGCTGGCCTCGATCCCGCGCCTGGACGCGGGACGCGGCGAGAAACTGGTCCCCATCAAGGGATCCGTGGCCGACAACATCCCGTGGGAGGGCGGCTGCGCGTTCGCGCCCCGCTGTCCGAACGCGCTGCCGGTCTGCCGCGAGGTTTCGCCGCAGCTGGTGCCCGACCACGGCGGGCTGCTGCGCTGTCACAACCCCGTGCGGCCGGCGGTCGTGGCGGGAGGAGGGGCCCGATGA
- a CDS encoding RNA polymerase sigma factor, with translation MIEGLLRELAPQVLAALVRRYGGFDTCEDAVQEALLAASLQWPVEGLPDHPKGWLITTASRRRIEQWRSETARQRREEAVVLAEPPEPEPAAGVDDTLTLLLLCCHPSLTRPSQVALTLRAVGGLTTAEIARAFLVPEATIGQRISRAKQTLRGERLTRSENPERLAAVLQVLYLIFTEGHTASSGDALNRVELTTEAIRLTRQLPPGGEVTGLLALMLLTEARRPARVDATGALVPLASQDRTRWNAELITEGVALITSALSTSPVGPYQLQAAIAAVHDEAPTAADTDWAEILTLYDLLRVVAPGPMVTLNRVVAFAQVHGPEAGLAELAGADLEAHHRVDAVRAHLLELAGDVTGAREAYLAASRRTLSLPEQAYLQSRASRLA, from the coding sequence GTGATCGAGGGTCTCCTCCGCGAACTCGCCCCGCAGGTCCTCGCCGCGCTGGTCCGGCGGTACGGCGGGTTCGACACCTGCGAGGACGCCGTCCAGGAGGCGCTGCTCGCGGCGTCGCTGCAGTGGCCTGTCGAGGGCTTACCCGATCACCCGAAGGGGTGGCTGATCACGACGGCGTCCCGGCGCCGGATCGAACAGTGGCGCAGTGAGACGGCGCGGCAGCGGCGCGAGGAGGCCGTCGTGCTCGCCGAGCCGCCGGAGCCGGAGCCGGCCGCCGGCGTCGACGACACGCTGACGTTGCTGCTGCTCTGCTGCCACCCGTCGCTCACCCGGCCGTCGCAGGTGGCGCTGACGCTCCGGGCGGTCGGCGGCCTGACGACGGCGGAGATCGCGCGCGCGTTCCTCGTCCCGGAGGCGACGATCGGCCAGCGCATCAGCCGCGCGAAGCAGACACTGCGCGGTGAGCGGCTCACGCGGTCCGAGAACCCCGAGCGTCTGGCCGCGGTGCTACAGGTGCTGTACCTGATCTTCACCGAGGGTCACACGGCCAGCTCGGGGGACGCGCTCAACCGCGTCGAGCTGACAACCGAGGCGATCCGCCTGACCCGGCAGCTCCCGCCCGGCGGCGAGGTCACGGGCCTGCTGGCCCTGATGCTCCTGACCGAAGCCCGCCGCCCGGCCCGGGTCGACGCGACCGGCGCGCTGGTCCCGCTGGCGTCGCAGGACCGGACGCGCTGGAACGCGGAGCTCATCACCGAGGGCGTCGCGCTGATCACGAGCGCGTTGTCGACGTCCCCGGTCGGCCCGTACCAGCTCCAGGCGGCGATCGCGGCGGTCCACGACGAGGCCCCGACCGCGGCTGACACGGACTGGGCCGAGATCCTCACGCTCTACGACCTGCTGCGCGTGGTCGCGCCGGGGCCGATGGTGACGCTCAACCGCGTCGTGGCGTTCGCTCAGGTCCACGGGCCGGAGGCGGGCTTGGCGGAGCTGGCCGGCGCCGACCTGGAGGCCCACCACCGGGTGGACGCGGTCCGGGCGCACCTGCTGGAGCTCGCGGGAGACGTCACCGGGGCGCGGGAGGCGTACCTGGCGGCGTCGCGGCGGACGTTGAGCCTGCCGGAGCAGGCCTACCTGCAGTCCCGGGCGTCCCGGCTGGCGTGA
- a CDS encoding ABC transporter substrate-binding protein, which produces MQQLRLTRTRRVALIGLTGALAVSLSACADSKRDEGAGGGTGGTMIFGAAGNPKMFDPAFNDEGETFRITRQIYDTLIQNKPGTADLEPSLAEKWEPSNDGKTWTFTLKSGVKFSDGTPMDAASVCFNFDRWFNMKGAAAQSQMIYYGDVFEGFAKNEGDATGDPVYKSCEAKDPATAVLNLNKPKGAFPSAFTLPSFAIQSPTALKAHNADTVTQSGDSFTYSEYANKFPVGTGPFKFESWDQAKGEITLVKNDSSPTPPKLDKLIFKVIPDENARKQALKAGDINGYDYPNPADYGLLRNDGEQVLIRPSFNVLYLGINQANNPKLKDVKVRQALAYGVNREQFVKSKLAEGSEVATEFVPKVISGYTDDVTKYPYDPEKAKQLLQEAGATDLTLKFYYPTEVTRPYMPNPADTFTAISEDLKKIGIKIETHAEPWNGGYKDDVQKAGKQDLHLLGWTGDYNDAGNFVGTFFGREKKEFGFNNPQLFSALSAADASAAGDAHAKAYQEVNKQIMDFLPAIPIAYPTPAIVVGPKVKGLVASPLTDERFNTVTVS; this is translated from the coding sequence ATGCAGCAATTGCGGCTGACCCGAACACGCCGCGTGGCCCTGATCGGGCTCACCGGCGCGCTCGCGGTTTCGCTGTCCGCCTGTGCGGATTCGAAGCGTGACGAGGGCGCCGGAGGTGGTACCGGAGGCACGATGATCTTCGGCGCCGCCGGAAACCCGAAGATGTTCGACCCGGCGTTCAACGACGAGGGCGAGACCTTCCGGATCACCCGTCAGATCTACGACACGCTGATCCAGAACAAGCCGGGCACCGCCGACCTCGAGCCGTCTCTCGCCGAGAAGTGGGAGCCGAGCAACGACGGCAAGACCTGGACGTTCACCCTGAAGTCGGGCGTCAAGTTCTCCGACGGCACCCCGATGGACGCTGCCTCGGTCTGCTTCAACTTCGACCGCTGGTTCAACATGAAGGGCGCCGCCGCCCAGAGCCAGATGATCTACTACGGCGACGTCTTCGAGGGCTTCGCCAAGAACGAGGGCGACGCGACGGGTGACCCCGTCTACAAGAGCTGCGAGGCGAAGGACCCGGCGACCGCGGTCCTGAACCTGAACAAGCCCAAGGGCGCGTTCCCGTCGGCGTTCACGCTGCCGTCGTTCGCGATCCAGAGCCCGACCGCGCTCAAGGCGCACAACGCCGACACGGTCACCCAGAGCGGCGACTCGTTCACCTACAGCGAGTACGCGAACAAGTTCCCGGTCGGCACCGGCCCGTTCAAGTTCGAGAGCTGGGACCAGGCCAAGGGTGAGATCACGCTGGTCAAGAACGACAGCAGCCCGACGCCGCCGAAGCTCGACAAGCTGATCTTCAAGGTGATCCCGGACGAGAACGCCCGCAAGCAGGCGCTCAAGGCCGGCGACATCAACGGCTACGACTACCCGAACCCGGCGGACTACGGCCTGCTGCGCAACGACGGTGAGCAGGTCCTCATCCGCCCGTCGTTCAACGTGCTGTACCTGGGCATCAACCAGGCCAACAACCCGAAGCTCAAGGACGTCAAGGTCCGCCAGGCGCTGGCCTACGGCGTCAACCGCGAGCAGTTCGTGAAGTCGAAGCTGGCCGAGGGTTCCGAGGTCGCGACCGAGTTCGTCCCGAAGGTCATCTCGGGTTACACCGACGACGTCACCAAGTACCCGTACGACCCGGAGAAGGCCAAGCAGCTGCTGCAGGAGGCCGGGGCGACGGATCTGACGCTGAAGTTCTACTACCCGACCGAGGTCACCCGGCCGTACATGCCGAACCCGGCGGACACCTTCACGGCGATCTCCGAGGACCTGAAGAAGATCGGCATCAAGATCGAGACCCACGCCGAGCCGTGGAACGGTGGTTACAAGGACGACGTCCAGAAGGCCGGTAAGCAGGACCTCCACCTGCTCGGCTGGACCGGTGACTACAACGACGCCGGCAACTTCGTGGGCACGTTCTTCGGCCGCGAGAAGAAGGAGTTCGGGTTCAACAACCCGCAGCTCTTCTCGGCTCTGAGCGCGGCGGACGCTTCGGCGGCCGGTGACGCCCACGCCAAGGCGTACCAGGAAGTCAACAAGCAGATCATGGACTTCCTGCCGGCGATCCCGATCGCGTACCCGACTCCGGCCATCGTGGTCGGCCCGAAGGTCAAGGGTCTGGTGGCGAGCCCGCTCACCGACGAGCGCTTCAACACCGTGACTGTCAGCTGA
- a CDS encoding ABC transporter ATP-binding protein — translation MNQPAGDVLLEVDDLKVHFPIKSGVVFDRTVGHVYAVDGVDLAIRRGETYGLVGESGCGKSTLGRAILRLNEPTSGSVKFDGTDVAKLKGEELRKARRRMQMIFQDPMSSLDPRQSVESILVEGMHAHGLDKDKEATQRRLRQLLSAVGLPESSLRKYPHEFSGGQRQRIGIARALAVEPDLIVADEPVSALDVSVQAQVVNLLEDLQDQLGLTYVVIAHDLAVVRHISDRIGVMYLGALVEETDADSLYRDPLHPYTRALLSAIPVPDPQVEDTREQILLAGDLPSPANPPSGCRFHTRCPWKQASLCDTDRPQLREIGVGHRVACHYAEDIRDGRIQPHEVEPELVELTGALNPDLGPPDVGTSAEIL, via the coding sequence ATGAACCAGCCTGCTGGTGACGTGCTGCTCGAGGTCGACGACCTCAAGGTGCACTTCCCGATCAAGAGCGGCGTCGTGTTCGACCGGACGGTCGGCCACGTCTACGCGGTCGACGGCGTCGACCTGGCCATCCGCCGCGGCGAGACCTACGGCCTGGTGGGCGAGTCCGGCTGCGGCAAGTCCACGCTGGGCCGGGCGATCCTGCGGCTCAACGAGCCGACGTCGGGTTCGGTGAAGTTCGACGGCACCGACGTCGCCAAGCTCAAGGGAGAGGAACTGCGGAAGGCCCGGCGCCGGATGCAGATGATCTTCCAGGACCCGATGTCCAGCCTGGACCCGCGGCAGTCGGTCGAGTCGATCCTCGTCGAAGGCATGCACGCGCACGGCCTCGACAAGGACAAGGAAGCCACCCAGCGGCGGCTGCGTCAGCTCCTGTCGGCCGTCGGCCTCCCGGAGTCGTCGCTGCGGAAGTACCCGCACGAGTTCTCGGGTGGGCAGCGCCAGCGCATCGGCATCGCGCGGGCGCTGGCGGTGGAGCCGGACCTGATCGTCGCGGACGAGCCGGTCTCGGCGCTGGACGTCTCGGTGCAGGCCCAGGTGGTGAACCTGCTGGAGGACCTGCAGGACCAGCTCGGCCTGACGTACGTGGTGATCGCGCACGACCTCGCGGTGGTGCGCCACATCTCCGACCGCATCGGCGTGATGTACCTGGGCGCGCTGGTGGAGGAGACGGACGCGGACTCGCTCTACCGCGACCCGCTGCACCCGTACACCCGGGCGCTGCTGTCGGCGATCCCGGTGCCGGACCCGCAGGTGGAGGACACGCGCGAGCAGATCCTGCTCGCGGGCGACCTCCCGTCACCGGCCAACCCGCCGTCGGGCTGCCGCTTCCACACGCGTTGCCCGTGGAAGCAGGCGAGCCTGTGCGACACGGACCGCCCGCAGCTGCGGGAGATCGGCGTCGGTCACCGGGTGGCGTGCCACTACGCGGAGGACATCCGCGACGGCCGCATCCAGCCGCACGAGGTGGAGCCGGAACTGGTGGAACTGACCGGGGCGTTGAACCCGGACCTGGGCCCGCCGGACGTGGGGACCTCAGCGGAGATCCTGTGA
- a CDS encoding DUF2304 domain-containing protein codes for MAGWRILSIIVACVVLFVVIEMMRRRKLREKYAGVWLVVAVGVVVLAVLPQAAEFLAKHTGVQTPSNFVFLLAGVVLALVSLHLSTEVGHLEEEVRTSVEETALLRCELEDTKRELERRIGELEARMSAPDDVKGLPEVERVSK; via the coding sequence ATGGCCGGTTGGCGCATCCTCAGCATCATCGTCGCCTGCGTCGTGCTGTTCGTGGTCATCGAAATGATGCGGCGGCGCAAGCTGCGGGAGAAGTACGCGGGCGTGTGGCTGGTCGTCGCCGTCGGCGTCGTCGTCCTCGCGGTGCTGCCGCAGGCGGCCGAGTTCCTCGCCAAGCACACCGGCGTCCAGACGCCGTCGAACTTCGTCTTCCTGCTCGCCGGGGTCGTGCTGGCGCTCGTGTCGCTGCACCTGTCGACCGAGGTCGGGCACCTGGAGGAAGAAGTGCGCACGTCGGTCGAGGAGACCGCGTTGCTGCGCTGCGAGCTCGAAGACACCAAGCGCGAGCTCGAACGCCGGATCGGCGAGCTGGAAGCCCGGATGTCGGCGCCGGACGACGTCAAAGGACTTCCCGAGGTCGAGCGCGTCAGCAAGTGA
- a CDS encoding ABC transporter permease produces MNTLLNKKKEPIDKLAAASGRSLGGEAVRRMLRSPVAITGGAITGLFLLLAIFAPLLAPKDPLDRSLQDQVQLGRGIIPGSMPGYPLGVDDFGRDFLSRLIVGAQQTLLVGVLATVIGVLIGVIIGGIAGAFGGWVDTVLMRLVDVMLSFPSLLLAISIAALFANPSQWTVILAVSMVGVPIFARLLRGSMLVQRDADHVLAATSLGVKRGAIVFRHMLPNSLGPVIVQATLTLATSILEAAALSFLGLGDPDPSRAEWGLMLGKASRQFLDIRPELAYYPAIAIIIVALGFTLLGESLREALDPKNRR; encoded by the coding sequence ATGAACACTCTGCTGAACAAGAAGAAGGAACCGATCGACAAGCTCGCCGCGGCGAGCGGGCGCAGCCTCGGCGGCGAAGCCGTCCGCCGGATGCTGCGCAGCCCGGTCGCGATCACCGGCGGTGCCATCACCGGCCTGTTCCTGCTCCTGGCGATCTTCGCGCCGCTGCTGGCCCCCAAGGACCCGCTCGACCGCTCGTTGCAGGACCAGGTCCAGCTGGGCCGGGGCATCATCCCCGGTTCGATGCCGGGTTACCCGCTCGGCGTGGACGACTTCGGCCGCGACTTCCTGTCCCGGCTCATCGTCGGCGCCCAGCAGACGCTGCTCGTCGGCGTGCTGGCCACCGTGATCGGCGTCCTCATCGGCGTGATCATCGGCGGGATCGCGGGCGCGTTCGGCGGCTGGGTCGACACCGTCCTCATGCGGCTCGTCGACGTCATGCTGTCGTTCCCCTCGCTGCTGCTGGCCATCTCGATCGCGGCGCTGTTCGCGAACCCGAGCCAGTGGACGGTCATCCTGGCCGTGTCGATGGTCGGCGTGCCGATCTTCGCCCGGCTGCTGCGCGGTTCCATGCTGGTGCAGCGCGACGCCGACCACGTGCTGGCGGCGACGTCCCTGGGCGTGAAACGCGGGGCGATCGTGTTCCGGCACATGCTGCCGAACTCGCTCGGCCCGGTCATCGTGCAGGCGACGCTCACGTTGGCCACTTCGATCCTCGAGGCCGCGGCGCTGTCGTTCCTCGGCCTGGGCGATCCGGACCCGTCGCGCGCGGAGTGGGGGCTGATGCTGGGCAAGGCCTCGCGCCAGTTCCTCGACATCCGCCCGGAGCTCGCGTATTACCCGGCGATCGCGATCATCATCGTCGCGCTCGGGTTCACGCTGCTCGGCGAATCCCTCCGCGAAGCCCTCGACCCGAAGAACAGGCGGTGA